A genomic region of Zalophus californianus isolate mZalCal1 chromosome 11, mZalCal1.pri.v2, whole genome shotgun sequence contains the following coding sequences:
- the LOC113913567 gene encoding olfactory receptor-like protein OLF1, whose product MAYDCYVAICNPLLFTAVMSRSICTWLIVLSYIGGNMSSLVYTSFAFILKYYDKNVINHFFCDLPPPLSYPAQTHQLMSGFSPLTAAQWKLPVSLSSSSPTFFILRSVSSSSGKKKTFSTCASHLTSVAIYQGTLLFIYSPPSYLYSPNTDKIISGFYTIIIPVLNLLIYSLRNKDVKDVTKRAIRLKVDSL is encoded by the coding sequence ATGGCATATGATTGTTATGTCGCCATCTGTAACCCTTTACTCTTTACAGCTGTGATGTCTCGGAGCATCTGTACATGGTTGATTGTCTTGTCCTACATTGGAGGTAACATGAGTTCCCTGGTTTACACATCCTTTGCCTTTATTCTGAAGTACTatgataaaaatgtcattaatcattttttttgtGACCTCCCTCCCCCCTTGAGCTATCCTGCACAGACACATCAGTTAATGAGTGGCTTCTCTCCACTTACAGCCGCTCAGTGGAAATTACCTGTttcactgtcatcatcatctcCTACTTTTTTCATCCTTCGTTCAGTTTCTTCTTCCAGTGGGAAGAAGAAAACCTTCTCCACATGTGCTTCTCACCTGACTTCTGTGGCCATCTATCAAGGAACACTTCTCTTCATTTACTCACCGCCCAGCTACCTGTATTCTCCCAACACTGATAAAATTATCTCCGGGTTCTACACCATTATCATCCCAGTGCTGAATCTGTTGATTTATAGTTTgagaaataaagatgtaaaagatGTTACTAAGAGAGCTATAAGGTTAAAGGTGGATTCTTTATGA